One stretch of Caldisericota bacterium DNA includes these proteins:
- a CDS encoding butyrate kinase (catalyzes the phosphorylation of 2-butanoate to butanoyl phosphate), translating to YSKILTEWIKERVSFIAPVKVYPGEDELNAIAQGVLRVLRKVEEVKLYESA from the coding sequence TACTCTAAGATATTAACTGAGTGGATAAAGGAAAGGGTGTCATTTATTGCGCCTGTAAAAGTTTATCCTGGCGAGGACGAATTAAACGCAATTGCACAAGGTGTATTAAGGGTTCTAAGAAAAGTAGAAGAGGTAAAACTGTATGAAAGTGCTTGA
- a CDS encoding 4Fe-4S binding protein gives MEKKVLVNEERCKSCGLCVAVCPKHVLRISEKLNSKGYHPVELFDNENCISCGFCYLICPDAAIAEVRKPEPVKR, from the coding sequence ATGGAGAAAAAAGTTTTAGTTAATGAAGAGAGATGCAAGAGCTGTGGGCTCTGCGTTGCTGTATGCCCAAAACATGTGTTAAGAATCTCAGAAAAATTAAATTCAAAAGGTTATCACCCCGTAGAATTGTTTGATAACGAGAATTGTATTTCCTGTGGGTTTTGTTATTTGATCTGCCCGGATGCTGCAATTGCGGAAGTAAGAAAACCAGAGCCCGTGAAAAGGTAA
- a CDS encoding 3-methyl-2-oxobutanoate dehydrogenase subunit VorB — MGEKILMKGAEVIAEAAIRAGCMAFFGYPITPQNEVPEYFSRKMPKLERVFLQAGSEVAAINMVYGAACTGTRVITTSSSPGISLMQEGFSYIANSDVPCVVVNAMRGGPGLGDIAPAQADYFQAVKGGGHGDYHSIVIAPHTLQEEADLMFDAFDLADKYRIMVVVLVDGLMGQMMEPVEFKEWVDVKKFKAPDWATVGQRDRGKKNIITSLEILPEGLEKMNFHLQEKYKKIEKNEVRFEEYKMDDAEYAITAFGTVARIAKTVVSMARDEGINLGLIRPITLWPFPTKLIGKRAEQVKFFFDSELNAGQMLEDVKLAVNGRKPVYFYGKLGGVVPSAEDIYKEFKKHMEGGR, encoded by the coding sequence ATGGGAGAAAAAATATTAATGAAAGGCGCTGAAGTAATAGCAGAAGCAGCCATAAGAGCAGGTTGTATGGCTTTTTTTGGATATCCTATTACGCCTCAGAATGAAGTACCGGAGTATTTTAGTCGGAAGATGCCTAAACTTGAAAGGGTATTTTTACAGGCAGGAAGTGAAGTGGCTGCAATTAATATGGTTTACGGTGCGGCTTGTACGGGGACAAGAGTCATTACGACTTCCTCAAGCCCAGGTATCAGCTTAATGCAGGAAGGGTTTAGTTATATTGCAAATTCAGATGTCCCGTGCGTGGTTGTCAATGCAATGAGAGGAGGACCTGGTCTTGGTGATATTGCACCGGCTCAAGCTGATTATTTCCAGGCAGTTAAAGGAGGAGGGCATGGTGATTACCATTCCATTGTTATTGCACCTCATACCCTACAGGAAGAAGCAGATTTAATGTTTGATGCATTTGACCTTGCCGATAAATACAGGATTATGGTAGTAGTGCTTGTAGACGGATTGATGGGGCAGATGATGGAACCTGTAGAATTTAAGGAATGGGTGGACGTGAAGAAATTTAAAGCACCTGATTGGGCAACGGTAGGGCAAAGGGATAGAGGTAAGAAAAATATTATTACTTCCCTTGAAATCCTTCCAGAAGGGTTAGAAAAGATGAATTTTCATCTTCAAGAGAAATATAAAAAGATTGAAAAAAATGAAGTCCGATTTGAAGAGTATAAAATGGATGACGCAGAATATGCAATTACTGCTTTTGGAACGGTTGCAAGAATTGCAAAGACAGTTGTTAGCATGGCAAGAGACGAAGGAATAAATCTCGGCCTTATCAGGCCTATTACTTTATGGCCATTCCCGACAAAACTTATAGGGAAGAGAGCAGAGCAGGTGAAATTTTTCTTTGATTCCGAATTAAATGCAGGGCAGATGCTTGAAGATGTGAAGCTTGCCGTAAATGGCAGAAAGCCGGTTTACTTCTATGGAAAGCTTGGCGGCGTTGTTCCCAGTGCTGAAGACATATATAAAGAATTTAAAAAGCATATGGAAGGGGGCAGATAA
- a CDS encoding thiamine pyrophosphate-dependent enzyme, producing the protein MKTVYKKPESITDRPTTYCPGCPHGIAHRVVSELLEEKNLTKETVIVWPVGCSVFGYYFIGTDAVEAAHGRACAMATGIKRTHPESFVMTYQGDGDLASIGIAETVHAAARGEKITVVYINNGNYGMTGGQMAPTTLIGQKTTTSPYGRDPKLTGFPMHVPEMLATLEATAYIARAALDSPQHIIQAKKFLKKAFKAQVNGIGFSLVEMISSCPTNWKMTPVEAMERIRKEVLPIFPIGEFKVAEGVE; encoded by the coding sequence ATGAAAACAGTATATAAGAAGCCAGAATCAATTACGGATAGGCCTACTACATATTGTCCCGGTTGCCCTCACGGTATTGCACACAGGGTTGTTTCTGAACTCCTTGAAGAAAAGAATCTTACAAAAGAAACTGTTATTGTTTGGCCTGTTGGCTGCTCTGTATTTGGATACTATTTTATTGGCACTGACGCAGTGGAGGCTGCTCACGGGAGAGCCTGTGCAATGGCAACAGGTATAAAACGAACTCACCCGGAGTCCTTTGTGATGACATATCAGGGTGACGGAGACCTTGCCTCAATTGGCATAGCGGAAACCGTTCATGCGGCAGCAAGGGGAGAAAAAATAACCGTTGTATATATTAATAACGGAAATTACGGAATGACCGGTGGACAGATGGCGCCTACAACCTTAATAGGACAGAAGACAACAACTTCTCCTTACGGAAGAGATCCGAAACTTACTGGATTTCCAATGCATGTTCCTGAAATGCTTGCAACACTGGAGGCCACTGCTTACATTGCAAGGGCAGCATTAGACAGCCCCCAACATATTATTCAAGCAAAGAAGTTTTTGAAGAAGGCATTTAAAGCTCAGGTAAACGGCATAGGATTTTCTCTTGTTGAGATGATTTCTTCCTGCCCTACGAATTGGAAAATGACACCGGTAGAAGCGATGGAAAGAATAAGGAAAGAAGTACTTCCTATATTCCCAATTGGGGAGTTCAAGGTTGCTGAAGGAGTGGAGTGA
- a CDS encoding 2-oxoacid:acceptor oxidoreductase family protein, giving the protein MEKKLIIAGFGGQGVMLTGELLAEAGKEENKYVTFLPSYGPEMRGGTANCEVIISDEPIASPIISYPEAAIILNLPSLDKFEPAMKKNGLLILNKSLIPREVKRNDLRVIEVDAQTIAKELGNEKAANMILLGVYVTIEKSVSLDSVKNAMKLFLKGKKEKFILANEKALEKGAGIAKEFLGGK; this is encoded by the coding sequence ATGGAAAAGAAATTGATTATTGCTGGATTTGGCGGTCAGGGTGTTATGCTGACAGGAGAGCTTCTTGCCGAGGCAGGCAAAGAAGAGAATAAATATGTCACATTTCTTCCTTCATATGGTCCTGAGATGCGGGGTGGAACTGCAAATTGTGAGGTAATTATTTCAGATGAACCTATTGCATCTCCTATTATTTCGTATCCCGAGGCAGCTATTATCTTAAATCTTCCTTCTCTTGACAAGTTTGAGCCTGCGATGAAAAAGAATGGGTTGTTGATCTTAAATAAATCGCTCATTCCAAGAGAAGTAAAACGGAACGACCTGAGAGTAATTGAGGTTGACGCTCAAACTATTGCAAAAGAACTTGGCAACGAAAAAGCTGCAAATATGATTCTTCTTGGCGTGTATGTAACTATTGAAAAATCTGTTTCTCTTGATAGTGTGAAAAATGCAATGAAGTTGTTTCTTAAAGGAAAGAAAGAAAAATTTATCTTGGCTAATGAAAAAGCGCTTGAAAAAGGAGCAGGAATTGCAAAGGAATTTCTTGGAGGAAAATGA
- a CDS encoding cupin domain-containing protein → MKIADPSKMEGNPVEMNGEMLEGVTMRWLIAKGEGAENFFMRYFEMKPGAVIPLHNHSWEHEIYLLRGKCKAIVGNEEKIVDEGISLYIEPDVPHAYENVGTEKVVFLCMIPNIKK, encoded by the coding sequence ATGAAAATAGCCGATCCGTCTAAAATGGAAGGAAATCCTGTTGAAATGAACGGGGAAATGTTAGAGGGAGTCACGATGAGATGGCTTATAGCAAAAGGAGAAGGAGCTGAGAATTTTTTTATGCGTTATTTTGAAATGAAGCCGGGTGCTGTAATACCATTGCATAATCATTCCTGGGAGCATGAAATCTATTTGCTTAGAGGCAAATGCAAAGCCATAGTGGGTAACGAGGAAAAAATTGTAGACGAAGGTATTTCTCTTTATATTGAGCCCGACGTACCTCATGCTTATGAAAATGTTGGAACTGAGAAAGTTGTGTTTCTTTGTATGATACCAAATATCAAAAAGTGA
- a CDS encoding SDR family oxidoreductase yields the protein MNDLEYFKGKTYIITGGSSGIGKASSLLLAEKGATVISIGRTRSHLESTALLHKNIKIIQHDFSESGNIEHLVDKIKQFSCCIDGFVHCAGVIYTEPFKTFRMHELRKMELVNVESGFELLQKVLVFMKEGSVVFVSSIDAFFGATNPPSSGYALSKAAVIGLVRALASELGDKKVRVNAVIPGLIKTQMTDDFFSEAFAEERQKFLERVPLKRAGTAEEVAKLIVFLLSDSASYITGDALFIDGGYHVR from the coding sequence GTGAATGATTTAGAATATTTTAAGGGAAAAACATATATTATTACAGGAGGCTCTTCCGGTATAGGGAAGGCCTCCTCCCTTTTACTTGCAGAGAAGGGGGCTACTGTGATTTCTATTGGAAGGACGAGATCACATTTGGAAAGTACGGCCTTGCTTCATAAGAATATAAAAATTATCCAGCATGATTTTTCAGAAAGTGGCAATATTGAGCATCTGGTAGATAAAATTAAACAATTTTCATGTTGCATTGATGGTTTTGTGCACTGTGCGGGTGTGATATATACAGAGCCATTTAAAACATTTAGAATGCATGAACTAAGGAAAATGGAACTGGTCAATGTTGAATCTGGTTTTGAACTATTACAAAAAGTACTTGTCTTTATGAAAGAGGGAAGTGTTGTTTTCGTTTCTTCAATTGATGCATTTTTTGGAGCAACAAATCCTCCATCTTCTGGTTATGCGCTTTCTAAGGCAGCTGTTATAGGGCTGGTGAGAGCACTTGCTTCGGAGCTGGGAGATAAAAAGGTACGGGTCAATGCAGTTATTCCAGGACTTATTAAGACGCAGATGACTGATGATTTTTTTTCTGAGGCATTTGCTGAAGAGAGGCAAAAATTTTTGGAAAGGGTGCCATTAAAAAGAGCAGGAACAGCAGAAGAAGTTGCAAAACTCATTGTTTTTCTTCTATCTGATAGTGCGTCTTACATTACGGGAGATGCACTATTTATTGATGGTGGTTATCACGTAAGATGA
- the sbcD gene encoding exonuclease subunit SbcD: MRFIHIADLHLGFRSYDKEKDFNPFLSLQFAAQYAIEKNIKLFIIAGDIFDRRDPPAFIQRGFAHTVKELVQNEVKVFILTGNHEGAPNPRRDIHLDLYDELEIEGVVIAKTIGYYRLDSLNIITVPYPFKRNLLSKDEYREKSEKEIGHIMNEKIFSGIDYFLEKIDRKVPTILVAHLPLSEGEVGEEKYIYFAADVPVSTEQLDRKEFSYIAMGHFHKMQIISTKKFGHPVVYPGSLDRINFGEETDKKGFFDVEISESTGKTSFMFVENPFARKFYTIRINNDGDIDAVQWDRVKESVVRIILSDDLQNEKLFKKLVDRAKKEAKIFAGMEDKRAVQNNIVRSNMNLSISPGEAVEKYIKRQDSAFVKKHGEEIFKRAISFLKEE; this comes from the coding sequence ATGAGATTTATACATATAGCTGATTTGCATCTTGGCTTCAGGTCTTATGATAAGGAAAAGGATTTTAACCCATTTCTTTCGCTTCAGTTTGCTGCACAATATGCAATAGAAAAAAACATAAAGCTTTTTATTATTGCCGGCGATATATTTGACAGGCGAGATCCTCCGGCTTTTATTCAACGCGGGTTTGCTCATACTGTGAAAGAACTTGTACAAAATGAGGTGAAAGTATTTATTCTTACTGGAAATCATGAAGGCGCTCCCAATCCAAGAAGAGATATTCACCTTGATCTTTATGATGAACTTGAGATTGAAGGTGTTGTTATTGCTAAAACGATTGGATATTACAGATTGGATTCTTTAAATATTATAACTGTTCCATATCCTTTTAAGCGTAATCTCCTTTCAAAGGACGAGTATAGGGAGAAGAGCGAAAAAGAAATTGGGCACATAATGAACGAAAAGATTTTTAGTGGCATCGATTATTTTTTGGAAAAAATTGACCGAAAGGTTCCTACTATTCTTGTAGCTCATCTTCCTTTATCTGAGGGGGAAGTGGGAGAGGAAAAATACATTTATTTTGCAGCAGATGTTCCTGTATCTACTGAACAACTTGACAGAAAGGAATTTTCTTATATTGCAATGGGGCATTTTCACAAAATGCAGATTATCTCTACAAAAAAATTTGGACATCCTGTTGTATATCCGGGCTCTCTGGACAGAATAAATTTTGGAGAGGAAACTGACAAGAAGGGATTTTTTGATGTGGAGATTTCTGAGAGTACGGGAAAAACATCTTTTATGTTTGTTGAAAACCCTTTTGCTCGCAAATTTTATACAATAAGAATAAACAATGATGGAGATATTGATGCTGTACAATGGGATAGGGTAAAGGAAAGCGTTGTGAGAATAATTCTTTCAGATGATTTGCAGAATGAGAAATTATTTAAAAAATTAGTAGACAGAGCAAAAAAAGAAGCAAAGATATTTGCAGGGATGGAAGACAAGCGTGCTGTGCAAAATAATATTGTAAGAAGCAATATGAATCTTAGTATTTCCCCCGGGGAAGCTGTGGAAAAATATATTAAACGCCAGGATAGCGCATTTGTAAAAAAGCACGGAGAGGAAATTTTTAAAAGAGCGATTTCTTTTCTGAAAGAGGAATAG
- a CDS encoding SMC family ATPase — MIPEILAVRGFLSYTTEQKLDFTNFHIGLLSGENGQGKSAILDAITFALFSRARGVEGNKKGVEDIVSSEKTNLKVAFQFMQNGDRYRITRTYDKINSKSDILLEIEKDNVFVNISENKIRETDEKILKIIGMNYDAFITSSFILQGKSDFFTAKKPSEKMEIVREMLGLDIYEYARERALNERREIKALKDALKMNIKSTRKLIDDNREIEKIFAEKKKQVAYLKERKEKIEEKYENARKQSNKWHQLKQLIEHFSIEEEKHGRIVFQKQDEVKREKEKLLRIEEMLKRKEEIMNGYNAYVENENLYNELLEKKNKISQAEIKRALLKSTVERETILKVRKQTDLRGRIKQNQDSLKKFTMELRTEKIKNEKLLKNKSDLEVREKEIEKSIFLVGEELKTLRNACKEKEKAKNSIGELERRREERLSELNREKGKLKKEIEDIESALKKIELEVIKKEIDGIEAEIKRVEKEKENGEKRKEELIKRKASLSSEIEMAKANLFTFKEKLRFISEETKNCPLCGSPLTDEHRKEVELKYKEEIAKSENLLYKKNLVLSKLNGEIESIRTVFDAKILVELKEKLGKYVKEIHLLKAVKLVKETQREKILAQLNEKDIALKRDVMSDVEMDVWNKCKGIVVGLNGVEEKTKVKEDALKKKEEKKQQLGKLLRDVQSEQAVSQNKIEAIGKNIDAARVQSEKWLREMEEVKRVLEDPEFLSKEKKEILKIEKFIKNIEFSEKMFNECKEKKKTLQDYRMLFLDLREAKARKEEVEKHLLSFHKEIEKGEKEIKELRGKIKKTAEKVEKLGDVNGNYDSLEKEFKDISFQYHSEHDRMIRIEEKCKKVKEEKSELNKKLIELAKMDDDERILDVCVDMFGKEGIQSLIIRSVVPQIEDISNEILRKMSGGTMQLKFRTVKANRKGEEKNTLDIEVYAKGIRRRYVLFSGGEQFRINLATRIGISLFLASLSGMPLEMLIIDEGFGSQDESGRANVLEELNAIKTEFKKILIITHVAEVKESFPYELRVTKDEQGSHIFAV; from the coding sequence ATGATCCCGGAAATTCTTGCAGTTAGAGGATTTTTAAGTTATACAACAGAACAAAAACTTGATTTTACAAATTTTCATATTGGACTTCTGTCAGGCGAAAACGGACAGGGGAAGTCTGCTATTCTTGATGCTATTACATTTGCTCTATTCAGCAGGGCTAGAGGGGTTGAAGGGAACAAGAAAGGCGTGGAAGATATTGTATCTTCCGAGAAAACTAACCTAAAAGTAGCATTTCAATTTATGCAGAATGGCGATAGATACAGAATTACGAGGACATACGATAAGATAAACAGCAAATCGGATATTTTATTAGAAATTGAAAAAGATAATGTGTTTGTAAATATCTCTGAGAACAAGATAAGGGAAACGGATGAAAAAATTCTAAAGATTATCGGGATGAATTATGATGCATTTATTACATCCTCTTTCATTTTGCAGGGGAAATCAGATTTCTTTACTGCTAAAAAACCGTCAGAGAAGATGGAGATTGTTCGCGAGATGCTTGGCCTTGATATTTATGAATATGCACGCGAAAGAGCGCTGAACGAAAGGAGAGAGATTAAAGCATTGAAAGATGCTCTTAAAATGAACATAAAGAGTACCAGAAAATTGATAGATGATAATAGAGAAATTGAGAAAATTTTTGCGGAAAAGAAGAAACAAGTTGCATATTTAAAGGAAAGAAAAGAAAAAATAGAAGAGAAATACGAAAATGCTCGAAAGCAGTCGAATAAATGGCATCAGCTTAAACAGTTGATCGAGCATTTTTCTATAGAAGAAGAGAAGCATGGGAGGATTGTGTTTCAAAAGCAAGATGAAGTTAAAAGGGAAAAAGAAAAACTTTTGCGGATAGAAGAGATGCTCAAAAGAAAAGAAGAAATAATGAACGGTTATAATGCATATGTTGAAAATGAAAATTTATATAATGAACTTCTGGAGAAAAAGAATAAGATTTCACAAGCTGAAATAAAAAGGGCATTACTCAAAAGTACTGTAGAAAGAGAGACAATACTAAAAGTGCGGAAGCAAACCGATTTAAGAGGAAGAATTAAACAAAATCAAGATTCTCTTAAGAAATTTACTATGGAACTACGAACTGAAAAAATAAAAAATGAAAAATTGCTTAAGAACAAAAGCGATTTAGAAGTCCGAGAGAAAGAAATAGAGAAAAGCATTTTTTTAGTAGGGGAAGAATTAAAAACTTTACGTAATGCATGTAAGGAAAAGGAAAAAGCAAAAAATAGCATAGGAGAATTAGAACGCAGAAGAGAGGAGCGTTTATCTGAGCTTAACAGGGAGAAGGGAAAGTTAAAAAAGGAAATTGAAGATATTGAGAGCGCACTAAAGAAAATTGAGTTGGAAGTTATTAAAAAAGAAATTGACGGAATAGAAGCCGAAATCAAGCGTGTTGAAAAAGAGAAGGAGAACGGAGAGAAGAGAAAAGAAGAGCTTATAAAGAGAAAAGCATCTCTCTCAAGTGAAATTGAAATGGCGAAGGCTAATCTTTTTACATTCAAAGAGAAACTCCGCTTTATTTCTGAAGAAACAAAAAATTGCCCTCTTTGCGGCTCTCCTCTTACTGATGAACATAGAAAAGAGGTAGAGCTGAAATACAAGGAGGAGATTGCCAAAAGCGAAAATCTCCTTTACAAAAAAAATCTGGTTCTTTCAAAACTAAATGGAGAAATAGAATCCATTCGAACTGTATTTGATGCGAAAATACTTGTAGAGTTAAAAGAGAAGCTTGGAAAATACGTGAAAGAGATACATTTGTTAAAGGCAGTGAAGTTAGTAAAAGAGACGCAGCGGGAAAAAATTCTTGCGCAACTCAATGAAAAAGATATCGCTCTTAAAAGGGACGTAATGTCGGATGTGGAAATGGACGTTTGGAATAAATGCAAAGGAATAGTTGTAGGCCTTAATGGTGTTGAAGAAAAGACAAAAGTCAAAGAAGATGCATTGAAAAAAAAGGAAGAGAAAAAGCAGCAGTTAGGTAAGCTTTTGCGCGATGTTCAGTCCGAGCAGGCCGTTTCTCAAAATAAAATAGAAGCAATTGGAAAAAATATCGATGCAGCGAGGGTGCAGAGTGAAAAGTGGCTGCGTGAGATGGAAGAAGTGAAGCGAGTACTTGAGGACCCCGAATTTTTGTCAAAAGAAAAAAAAGAAATTCTGAAAATAGAGAAATTTATAAAAAATATTGAATTCAGTGAAAAAATGTTTAATGAGTGCAAGGAAAAGAAGAAAACTTTGCAAGATTATCGAATGCTTTTTCTGGATCTCAGAGAGGCAAAAGCGCGTAAAGAAGAGGTAGAAAAGCATCTTTTGTCTTTTCATAAGGAGATAGAAAAAGGAGAGAAGGAGATAAAGGAATTAAGGGGAAAAATTAAAAAAACTGCAGAAAAAGTTGAAAAGCTAGGCGATGTTAATGGAAATTACGATTCTCTCGAGAAGGAATTTAAAGACATATCTTTTCAATATCACAGCGAGCACGATAGGATGATTCGCATTGAAGAGAAGTGTAAAAAAGTTAAAGAAGAGAAAAGTGAACTTAATAAAAAATTGATTGAGCTGGCGAAGATGGATGATGACGAGCGTATTCTGGATGTTTGTGTCGATATGTTTGGAAAAGAAGGGATCCAAAGTCTTATTATCAGGAGTGTTGTACCGCAGATAGAAGATATTTCAAATGAAATTTTAAGAAAGATGAGTGGTGGGACAATGCAACTAAAATTTAGGACAGTGAAGGCAAATAGAAAAGGTGAAGAAAAAAATACATTAGACATAGAAGTATACGCTAAAGGAATACGGAGGCGATATGTGCTTTTCAGTGGAGGAGAGCAGTTTAGAATTAATCTTGCAACAAGGATTGGCATTTCTCTATTTCTAGCGTCTCTTTCTGGGATGCCATTAGAGATGTTAATTATTGATGAAGGTTTTGGCAGTCAAGACGAATCAGGCAGAGCAAATGTACTTGAAGAACTTAATGCAATAAAAACCGAGTTTAAAAAAATTCTTATTATAACTCATGTTGCGGAAGTAAAGGAAAGCTTTCCCTATGAACTTCGTGTTACAAAGGACGAACAAGGTTCGCATATTTTTGCGGTATAG
- the cdaA gene encoding diadenylate cyclase CdaA, which yields MNEMINFMIANFNAKYVALAVVDILIVSMVIYFVLRAIQHTRTLQLAEGIAVYFIALIVLAKVTNSIHLVTVGYVMNGLLRFSVTFLPILFVVVFQPELRKWFTGLGKGIVIGEKMELISVEDFQNIIDEIIKSVKFLSLNKMGALIVIERSTPLQEYIETGVPIKAFVKSELLNTIFYPNTFLHDGAVIIKDLRIEAARCILPLSLDESLDKEEIGTRHRAAVGITSETDALSIVVSEQTGIISLAIKGKLTRYLSPLELRGMLLVMAKPTWSEKEEIRK from the coding sequence ATGAATGAAATGATTAATTTTATGATTGCTAATTTTAATGCAAAGTATGTTGCTCTTGCTGTCGTTGATATTCTCATAGTGAGCATGGTTATTTATTTTGTGCTGCGTGCTATTCAGCATACCAGAACATTGCAACTTGCAGAGGGCATCGCCGTTTATTTTATTGCTTTGATAGTTTTAGCAAAGGTAACTAACTCGATTCATCTTGTTACGGTAGGTTATGTAATGAACGGCTTGCTTCGATTTTCTGTGACATTTCTTCCGATACTTTTTGTCGTTGTATTTCAACCGGAGTTGAGAAAATGGTTTACAGGGTTGGGAAAAGGAATTGTTATCGGGGAAAAGATGGAGCTTATTAGTGTGGAAGATTTTCAAAATATCATTGACGAGATAATAAAGAGTGTAAAATTTTTGTCTCTCAATAAAATGGGTGCTTTAATTGTGATAGAGAGGAGCACGCCTTTACAAGAATATATAGAAACAGGTGTTCCTATCAAAGCATTCGTGAAGTCAGAGCTGCTTAACACAATTTTTTATCCTAATACATTTCTTCATGATGGTGCTGTAATTATCAAAGACCTTAGAATAGAGGCCGCACGTTGTATACTTCCCCTTTCTCTTGATGAATCGCTTGATAAAGAGGAAATTGGTACAAGGCACAGAGCAGCTGTAGGCATAACATCAGAGACAGATGCTTTGTCAATAGTTGTCTCCGAACAAACAGGCATCATCTCTCTTGCAATAAAAGGAAAATTAACCCGTTATCTTAGTCCATTAGAGCTCCGCGGCATGTTGCTTGTTATGGCAAAACCGACATGGTCCGAAAAGGAGGAAATACGCAAGTAG
- a CDS encoding CdaR family protein — protein sequence MKKFFLKIFNIKVISIILAILIWYYVAGVQGPTVVRTFKVPVVAINMEPGVVIKNKTDYVNVTAGGPSRLILGLKEQDFTALIDLSGKTLGEYYVDVDAKSPLMGVTIEKVSPEKARVSLEKLTTIIMPIAAKFSGEAEEGFLPGTPIITPDKASITGPESVLASIKEVFIQIDLTGIKEETNLTLPVKIFGKDGENIVDVQVSPISCMVKVSQSSVTVAKIVPIVPNLNGTVFKGFGIKSISVEPAVISISGDFLSLSDVSYITTDVLNIDAITKSTEFELLLIVPEGVNIIGAENCKIKIDVRPLMEKKFTLPVIVKTDDDLVGKANPEKIEVIVSGFEEDIDAIDVLPITAVVDATGITDGTYQLPVVVEGIPGTVVISIVQPESVSVTIESANNE from the coding sequence ATGAAAAAATTTTTCTTGAAAATTTTTAATATAAAGGTTATTTCGATTATACTTGCCATATTAATATGGTATTATGTGGCAGGTGTGCAAGGGCCTACTGTAGTGCGCACATTTAAAGTGCCCGTGGTGGCGATAAATATGGAACCTGGTGTGGTTATTAAAAATAAAACTGATTATGTAAATGTTACCGCTGGAGGGCCGAGCAGATTGATTCTTGGCCTAAAAGAGCAAGATTTTACTGCATTGATCGATCTTTCTGGCAAAACACTTGGTGAATATTATGTAGATGTTGATGCAAAATCTCCTCTTATGGGAGTGACGATAGAAAAAGTATCTCCTGAAAAAGCGAGAGTAAGCCTTGAAAAATTAACTACAATTATTATGCCGATAGCTGCAAAATTTAGCGGTGAAGCAGAAGAGGGTTTTCTTCCTGGGACACCCATCATTACTCCTGATAAGGCAAGTATTACTGGTCCCGAAAGTGTGTTAGCCAGCATCAAAGAAGTATTTATTCAAATTGATCTCACAGGAATCAAAGAAGAAACGAATTTAACTCTTCCCGTAAAAATATTTGGAAAAGACGGGGAAAACATAGTAGACGTGCAGGTTAGTCCCATTAGTTGTATGGTTAAAGTTTCTCAGAGCAGTGTTACTGTTGCAAAAATAGTGCCTATCGTTCCCAACCTTAATGGTACTGTTTTTAAAGGGTTTGGAATAAAATCTATTTCAGTAGAGCCAGCTGTCATTTCTATATCTGGTGATTTTCTGTCTTTATCTGATGTTTCTTATATCACTACCGATGTTTTGAATATAGACGCTATCACAAAATCTACTGAATTTGAACTCCTACTTATCGTGCCGGAAGGGGTGAATATTATTGGCGCTGAAAATTGCAAAATAAAAATTGATGTAAGACCTCTCATGGAGAAAAAGTTTACCCTGCCTGTTATTGTTAAAACAGATGATGATCTAGTGGGCAAAGCTAATCCCGAAAAAATTGAAGTGATTGTTTCTGGTTTTGAAGAAGATATTGATGCTATTGATGTTCTTCCCATTACTGCTGTTGTAGATGCTACTGGCATTACTGATGGCACATATCAATTACCTGTTGTGGTAGAAGGCATACCTGGAACTGTTGTAATTTCTATCGTGCAGCCAGAATCTGTAAGTGTTACTATTGAATCTGCAAATAATGAGTGA